A genomic window from Sporosarcina sp. Marseille-Q4063 includes:
- a CDS encoding GntR family transcriptional regulator: MMMDFLPDKPIYQQLMDRIIGDIIRGSLMPGEKLPSVRDYAVQAGVNANTMQRVYKELEQMEITETKRGQGSFVTEDIRKISGLRDEMKEQLIASFIQNSEALGFTTVEMVDYLTKRGAGND; this comes from the coding sequence ATGATGATGGATTTTCTTCCAGATAAGCCAATTTATCAGCAACTGATGGACCGGATTATTGGCGATATTATTCGGGGATCATTGATGCCTGGTGAGAAATTGCCGTCTGTTCGAGATTATGCGGTTCAAGCCGGTGTGAATGCAAATACGATGCAGCGCGTCTATAAGGAGCTGGAGCAAATGGAGATTACCGAGACGAAGAGGGGGCAAGGATCTTTCGTGACGGAGGATATTCGAAAAATTTCCGGGCTCCGCGACGAAATGAAAGAACAACTTATCGCGTCATTCATTCAAAATAGTGAAGCGCTTGGCTTTACGACGGTAGAAATGGTGGATTATTTAACGAAACGGGGTGCGGGGAATGATTGA